In a genomic window of Pedobacter sp. KBS0701:
- a CDS encoding GNAT family N-acetyltransferase: protein MEQIIIERVIPADIKKLQEIGRTTFSEAFASVNSEENMKDYLEKGFSDEKLKGELTNQDSQFYFALLDGEIVGYLKINIGQAQTEKLNPDALEIERIYLLKAFYGQKVGQLLYQKAIDIAIEMQASYVWLGVWEENYRALRFYEKNGFTPFSKHKFWLGDDEQTDLLMKKELADTNQLKAS from the coding sequence ATGGAGCAGATCATCATTGAAAGGGTAATACCAGCTGATATTAAAAAATTACAGGAGATTGGGAGGACAACATTTTCTGAAGCTTTTGCATCAGTAAATAGTGAGGAAAACATGAAAGATTACCTCGAAAAGGGGTTTTCGGACGAAAAACTGAAAGGAGAACTGACTAATCAGGATTCTCAGTTTTATTTCGCGCTGCTTGATGGGGAAATTGTTGGCTATTTAAAGATCAACATTGGGCAAGCGCAAACCGAAAAACTAAATCCTGACGCACTAGAAATTGAGCGGATTTACCTTTTGAAAGCATTTTATGGTCAAAAAGTTGGTCAGTTACTTTATCAAAAAGCCATTGATATTGCGATTGAAATGCAAGCAAGTTATGTATGGCTAGGGGTATGGGAAGAAAATTACAGGGCTTTACGATTTTACGAAAAAAATGGCTTTACGCCTTTCAGCAAACATAAGTTTTGGCTTGGTGATGACGAACAAACAGACCTGTTGATGAAAAAAGAATTGGCTGACACGAACCAACTAAAAGCATCTTAA
- a CDS encoding winged helix-turn-helix domain-containing protein, with product MEAIVLNRSQARKIIIHAAGLSKKAQFGTGIEAVYSVIDHLGYVQLDTNYVVERAHHHTMFARVPDYQTEWLAELGEQGDIFEYFTSDAGFLPMHDFRFSLPVKKAFEIRGTSLTKQESDLMNQILDQVEREGAVMVGDFENDRTEASSGWWDWRPAKIALERLYLEGKLMISRNSAFQKIYHMPLDVVPHDIDQTMPTYEDYARYVIKRTLGAMGISSVKEMAWRSRRVKGNLVKKELERMLQSGEVKAVIVDGVKGPLYMLSGTDINIDIADEVFILSPFDTLNVFRARLKDFFDFDYQIECFVPAPKRKFGYFSLPILSGERFIARMDAKADRKQKTLIIHNLHFEPVEIDEKTIDTFIQNLKEFILFNKCRDVIFKKSNNNDLLRSISKEFSDH from the coding sequence ATGGAAGCTATTGTACTGAACAGATCGCAGGCACGGAAAATCATTATCCATGCAGCAGGACTCTCAAAAAAAGCACAGTTTGGAACTGGTATTGAGGCAGTTTACAGTGTAATTGACCATTTGGGTTACGTACAGTTAGATACCAACTATGTGGTAGAACGTGCCCACCATCATACCATGTTTGCCCGTGTACCTGATTATCAAACAGAATGGCTTGCAGAACTTGGTGAACAGGGTGATATTTTTGAATACTTCACCTCTGACGCCGGATTTCTGCCCATGCACGATTTTCGCTTTTCATTACCAGTTAAAAAGGCATTTGAAATACGAGGCACTTCCCTTACGAAACAAGAATCGGATTTAATGAACCAGATTTTAGATCAGGTTGAACGTGAAGGGGCAGTAATGGTAGGCGATTTTGAGAACGACCGTACAGAGGCTAGTTCGGGCTGGTGGGATTGGCGGCCGGCAAAGATTGCGCTGGAAAGACTTTATCTGGAAGGCAAGTTAATGATCAGCCGCAATAGCGCTTTCCAAAAAATTTACCACATGCCTTTGGATGTAGTGCCCCATGATATCGATCAAACCATGCCAACATATGAAGATTATGCACGTTATGTGATCAAACGTACTCTCGGTGCAATGGGAATTTCTTCTGTAAAAGAAATGGCCTGGCGCTCCCGCCGTGTAAAAGGTAACCTGGTAAAAAAAGAACTGGAAAGGATGCTTCAGTCGGGAGAAGTTAAAGCGGTAATTGTAGATGGAGTGAAAGGACCATTATATATGCTTTCGGGCACCGATATTAATATTGATATAGCAGATGAGGTTTTCATTCTTTCACCTTTCGATACCTTGAATGTATTTCGCGCCCGTTTAAAAGATTTTTTCGACTTTGATTATCAGATTGAATGTTTTGTACCGGCTCCAAAACGAAAATTTGGTTATTTCTCACTCCCGATTCTGTCTGGAGAGAGATTTATTGCCAGGATGGACGCTAAAGCCGACCGCAAACAGAAAACACTAATCATCCATAATCTCCATTTTGAGCCGGTTGAAATTGATGAAAAAACTATTGATACGTTTATTCAAAATTTAAAGGAGTTTATCCTGTTCAATAAATGCCGGGATGTGATCTTTAAAAAATCAAATAATAATGATTTGCTGAGATCAATCAGCAAAGAATTTTCTGATCATTAA
- a CDS encoding LysR family transcriptional regulator, with protein MDLQRIKYFLALAEQLHYWKTAEKVSITQSALTRQIQSLENELGLQLFERNKRNVKLTPAGKFLKEKWEVELSELEYIHQFAKQLHLGERGTITIAHPDSISASIMPNILAKITQAFPQLQIKLVQVLYENQLDFLKKYKIDLAITRDITSEQGIKSKKIYSDHLALVVPLEHSFTKFEDLSTQSLKAQKFILPTKDEGSSYSEIIQALFKSYDFVPDVFLHSEFGSTIIALVRKGLGIAILPDSYMHHQSPGLRFIPLPFKTDLLINWRADDHNPVLGNILKLVFGD; from the coding sequence ATGGATCTTCAACGAATCAAGTATTTTTTGGCCCTGGCAGAACAACTTCATTATTGGAAAACGGCAGAAAAGGTAAGTATTACACAGTCGGCACTCACCCGCCAGATTCAGTCGCTCGAAAATGAACTGGGTTTGCAGCTTTTCGAACGTAACAAACGTAATGTGAAGCTCACGCCAGCGGGTAAATTCTTAAAAGAAAAATGGGAAGTAGAGTTAAGTGAACTCGAATATATTCACCAGTTTGCCAAACAACTGCATCTTGGTGAACGCGGAACTATTACCATTGCGCACCCGGATTCCATATCGGCTTCTATCATGCCCAATATTTTGGCTAAGATAACGCAGGCATTTCCTCAGCTTCAAATTAAATTGGTGCAGGTTTTATACGAAAATCAACTCGATTTTTTAAAAAAATATAAGATTGATCTGGCCATTACCAGAGATATTACCAGTGAGCAGGGGATTAAATCAAAAAAAATATATTCCGATCACCTGGCTTTGGTGGTGCCATTAGAACATTCCTTTACAAAATTTGAGGATTTATCTACACAAAGCCTTAAAGCGCAAAAGTTTATTCTACCCACTAAGGATGAGGGCAGTAGCTATAGCGAGATCATTCAGGCGCTTTTCAAATCTTACGATTTTGTTCCTGATGTGTTTCTGCATTCTGAATTTGGATCTACGATTATTGCGCTTGTACGGAAAGGATTGGGAATAGCCATTTTACCCGATTCTTATATGCACCATCAAAGTCCGGGCTTACGGTTTATCCCGCTGCCCTTTAAAACCGATTTATTAATTAATTGGCGGGCCGACGATCACAATCCTGTGCTTGGCAATATTCTAAAACTCGTTTTTGGAGATTAA
- a CDS encoding DUF3570 domain-containing protein, with protein sequence MKKIYLHVLFMYFGILSTYAQTRPEPAKVDSSKYQSRKLKIDEINLVSAYYHQNGNNSAVTGGIGTEKLSDFANTIDLQMSKFNKRGRKNTFLFELGVDHYTSASSDKIDPSTISSASSADTRIYPSLNWTHSNEETGNSFGFTGSYSTEFDYQSMGAAFNLTRLSKDKNTQFDFKLQAFLDQWTVILPIELRTGNTGRGGEQYDTAPRNSFSASFSLAQVINQKFQASLILEPSYQKGLLATKYQRDYFTDGSLRSETLPDKRYKLPIGLRMNYFLDDRFVIRTFYRYYMDNWGIRAHTAELEIPVKINSFFSISPFYRYNNQVGTKYFAPYGQHSPSEQYFTSDYDLSTLTSDFYGAGIRFAPPKGVFGWQRLNMLELRYGHYSRSTSLVSNIVSLNLKFK encoded by the coding sequence ATGAAAAAAATATATCTTCATGTGCTTTTTATGTACTTCGGTATATTGAGCACTTATGCCCAAACCAGGCCTGAGCCTGCAAAAGTAGACAGCAGTAAATACCAGTCGCGTAAACTCAAAATCGATGAGATTAACCTGGTTTCGGCATATTACCACCAAAATGGAAATAATTCTGCCGTTACAGGGGGGATAGGCACAGAAAAACTGAGCGATTTTGCCAACACTATCGACCTGCAGATGTCTAAATTCAATAAAAGGGGCAGAAAAAATACTTTTCTGTTCGAGCTTGGGGTAGATCATTATACTTCCGCTTCTTCTGATAAGATCGATCCAAGTACCATTTCTTCAGCCTCTTCTGCTGATACCCGTATTTATCCTTCTTTAAACTGGACACATTCTAATGAAGAAACCGGGAATTCCTTTGGTTTCACAGGATCTTATTCAACAGAATTCGATTACCAATCAATGGGAGCAGCCTTCAATTTAACCCGTTTATCAAAAGACAAAAATACACAGTTTGACTTTAAGTTGCAGGCATTTTTAGATCAGTGGACGGTCATCCTGCCGATTGAACTGCGAACGGGAAACACCGGAAGGGGCGGAGAGCAGTATGATACTGCACCACGAAATTCCTTTAGCGCATCTTTCTCCCTGGCCCAGGTGATCAACCAGAAATTTCAGGCTTCGCTGATTTTAGAACCTTCCTATCAGAAAGGCTTGCTTGCTACAAAATACCAGCGTGATTATTTTACGGATGGCTCGCTACGCTCGGAAACTTTACCCGATAAGCGTTACAAACTTCCTATTGGGCTGCGGATGAATTACTTTTTGGACGACCGTTTTGTGATCCGCACTTTTTACCGTTATTATATGGATAACTGGGGCATTAGAGCACATACCGCAGAGCTTGAAATACCGGTTAAGATCAATTCCTTCTTTTCTATAAGCCCATTCTATCGGTATAATAACCAGGTTGGAACCAAATACTTTGCACCTTATGGCCAGCATTCGCCATCAGAACAATATTTTACCAGCGATTATGACCTATCTACACTCACCAGTGATTTTTATGGCGCAGGTATCCGTTTTGCTCCGCCCAAGGGTGTTTTTGGCTGGCAGCGGTTAAATATGCTCGAGTTGAGGTATGGTCACTATTCACGTTCAACAAGTTTGGTCTCCAATATCGTTTCTTTAAATCTTAAATTTAAATAA
- the eboC gene encoding UbiA-like protein EboC (EboC, a homolog the polyprenyltransferase UbiA, belongs to system of proteins involved in the trafficking of precursor metabolites to an extracytoplasmic compartment so that the biosynthesis of certain natural products, such as scytonemin, can be completed.), giving the protein MKKIITYLRMMRPANIVTSVADILAGIAISEVLSNGFSIPWLSIVFLAASTACLYGGGIVFNDVFDADLDKIERPERAIPSGIISLQHATILGSVLLFAGIALAALNSLTSGLLALLVAVFALLYNKFGKHHSFLGPLNMGLCRGFNLLLGLSIVPEMLYNHHYLAIIPVIYIFSITMTSRGEVHGGHTKNLYLAAFLYAIVICAIACFAFVNDRFLWSLLFLVPFTFMIFRPLLKAIKEPVGKNIGGAVKAGVISLILMDAAWAVTFDALILAFIIAALLPLSIWLSKLFAVT; this is encoded by the coding sequence TTGAAAAAAATAATTACCTATCTGCGCATGATGCGCCCTGCTAATATTGTTACTTCAGTAGCCGATATTTTGGCGGGGATTGCTATTTCTGAAGTTTTAAGCAATGGATTTTCCATTCCGTGGTTGTCTATCGTATTTTTGGCCGCATCAACAGCCTGCTTATATGGTGGAGGAATCGTTTTTAACGATGTTTTTGATGCCGATCTGGATAAAATAGAACGTCCGGAACGGGCCATTCCGAGTGGGATAATCAGTTTACAGCATGCAACCATATTAGGAAGTGTATTGCTTTTTGCCGGAATTGCTTTGGCTGCTTTAAATAGTTTAACTTCCGGATTATTGGCGCTCCTGGTGGCTGTTTTTGCTTTGCTTTATAATAAATTTGGCAAACACCATTCTTTTTTGGGACCGTTGAATATGGGCTTATGCCGCGGGTTTAACCTGTTGTTGGGTTTGAGTATTGTACCAGAAATGCTTTATAATCATCACTATCTGGCTATTATTCCAGTTATTTATATTTTCTCCATCACCATGACCAGCCGTGGCGAAGTTCACGGGGGTCACACTAAAAACTTGTATCTGGCCGCCTTCCTGTATGCAATAGTTATCTGTGCAATTGCTTGTTTTGCTTTTGTAAACGATAGGTTCTTGTGGTCGCTGCTATTCCTGGTTCCTTTTACCTTTATGATTTTCAGGCCACTTTTAAAAGCCATAAAAGAGCCTGTTGGTAAAAATATCGGAGGGGCAGTAAAAGCCGGCGTAATTTCACTTATTTTGATGGATGCCGCCTGGGCCGTAACTTTCGATGCCTTGATTTTGGCTTTTATCATTGCAGCTTTACTGCCTTTATCTATATGGCTCTCTAAATTATTCGCGGTTACTTAA
- a CDS encoding TatD family hydrolase yields the protein MMGAPEAFDISTVKGMKFFDPHVHMTSRTTDDYQAMADAGIVALIEPAFWLGQPRTGLDSFRDYYSSLIGWERFRSSQFGIKHYCTIGLNSREANNESLAEQVMEILPLFVYKEGVVGIGEIGFDDQTAAEEKYYRLQLELAKEAGMPVQVHTPHRDKKKGTQRSMDIALEHGLDPYHIIIDHNNEETVKEVLDRGFWAAFTIYPFTKMGNERMVEIVKQYGAERIMVNSAADWGISDPLAVPKTAALMKMRGLSDQDIELVTYRNAITAFAQSGQLDEADFNAQIDLTEKFEGNTILRGGQQPRTDKSSIIIS from the coding sequence ATGATGGGAGCGCCCGAAGCTTTTGATATCAGTACGGTAAAGGGAATGAAGTTCTTCGATCCACATGTTCACATGACTTCGAGAACAACAGACGATTACCAGGCAATGGCCGATGCAGGAATTGTTGCTTTGATAGAACCCGCATTTTGGTTAGGGCAGCCACGTACCGGATTGGATAGTTTTAGAGATTATTACAGTAGCCTGATCGGGTGGGAGCGCTTCCGTTCTTCTCAGTTTGGCATTAAACATTATTGCACCATTGGCCTTAATTCAAGAGAGGCCAACAATGAAAGCCTGGCTGAACAGGTAATGGAAATACTGCCGCTGTTTGTTTATAAAGAAGGTGTTGTTGGTATCGGCGAAATTGGTTTCGACGATCAGACTGCTGCGGAAGAAAAATATTACCGGCTGCAGCTGGAACTTGCTAAAGAAGCCGGCATGCCCGTACAGGTGCATACGCCACACCGCGATAAGAAAAAAGGTACCCAGCGCAGTATGGACATTGCTTTGGAGCATGGCCTTGATCCTTATCACATCATTATCGATCACAATAATGAGGAGACGGTAAAAGAGGTGTTAGATAGAGGCTTTTGGGCTGCTTTTACCATTTATCCTTTTACCAAAATGGGTAACGAGCGGATGGTAGAAATTGTAAAACAATATGGCGCAGAACGTATTATGGTAAATTCTGCTGCCGATTGGGGCATTAGCGATCCATTAGCGGTACCAAAAACTGCGGCGCTAATGAAAATGCGTGGTTTAAGCGATCAGGATATTGAGCTGGTTACTTACCGCAATGCAATTACAGCCTTTGCGCAGAGCGGGCAGCTGGATGAAGCCGATTTTAACGCACAGATAGATCTTACCGAGAAATTTGAAGGAAATACCATCTTACGTGGCGGACAACAGCCCAGAACAGATAAATCATCTATCATTATTAGTTAA
- a CDS encoding transmembrane 220 family protein has protein sequence MLLIILNIIFCISFLGFAYVNLNDNDAFLWVSIYLSAAICCGLAAAGKFYPFVYLFLTAFYLIYAAILFFAKDGVRDWITKYRRESLVQSMQATKPYIEQTREFFGLLIIAGALLINYFVSAGITA, from the coding sequence ATGCTTTTAATTATTCTCAACATTATTTTTTGTATCTCATTTTTGGGTTTTGCTTATGTGAACCTTAATGATAACGATGCTTTTTTATGGGTATCTATCTATTTAAGTGCCGCAATATGCTGCGGATTAGCTGCAGCAGGTAAATTTTATCCTTTTGTTTATCTGTTTTTAACCGCCTTTTACTTAATTTATGCTGCAATCCTGTTCTTTGCAAAAGATGGTGTGCGCGATTGGATTACCAAATACAGACGCGAAAGCCTCGTGCAGAGCATGCAAGCCACAAAACCTTACATTGAGCAAACGAGGGAATTCTTTGGTCTGTTAATTATTGCAGGGGCACTATTGATCAACTATTTTGTTTCTGCAGGTATTACCGCATAA
- a CDS encoding EboA domain-containing protein, producing MRDDHIRAVKEIIGAIVKNNINLVAEKWLEDFILATDQPAQLAKVFVMLPRKTGKLPIAITDDQQEALQAAGFSYIRNWTIDRLARVWLLAGFDQGDKELFFSTINRLFLSAEVNEAVALYSALPFLSHPEIWEKRCAEGIRSNIGSVLEAIMENNPYPAAHLDEAAWNQLVLKAFFTEKNISLIAGLDQRANLQLALTLVDYAKERWAAGREVHPQLWRLVGKFTNAEIFETLKTGLQHYNQIEQRAIALAISESGYQPAKDYISTFPELKLALADGSLNWNSFNP from the coding sequence ATGAGAGATGATCATATCAGGGCGGTAAAGGAAATAATAGGGGCTATTGTAAAGAACAATATCAATTTAGTCGCAGAAAAATGGCTGGAAGATTTTATACTAGCTACAGATCAACCGGCACAGTTAGCTAAAGTATTTGTGATGCTGCCACGTAAAACAGGCAAATTACCAATTGCAATTACCGATGATCAGCAAGAAGCACTCCAAGCGGCAGGCTTTAGCTACATCCGTAACTGGACGATTGACAGACTTGCCCGAGTGTGGTTACTGGCAGGTTTTGATCAGGGAGATAAAGAACTGTTCTTTTCAACTATCAACCGTTTATTTCTGTCAGCAGAGGTGAATGAAGCTGTTGCTTTGTATTCGGCACTCCCATTTTTGTCCCACCCCGAAATCTGGGAAAAACGTTGTGCAGAAGGAATCAGGAGCAATATTGGTTCTGTGCTCGAAGCCATTATGGAAAATAATCCATATCCTGCAGCTCACCTGGATGAAGCTGCCTGGAACCAACTGGTGCTAAAAGCTTTTTTTACGGAGAAAAATATCAGCCTTATTGCGGGTTTAGATCAACGTGCCAATCTTCAGCTTGCTTTAACACTGGTAGATTATGCAAAAGAACGCTGGGCTGCCGGCAGGGAGGTACACCCACAGCTGTGGCGCCTGGTTGGTAAATTTACCAATGCCGAAATTTTTGAAACCCTTAAAACCGGTTTGCAGCATTACAACCAGATTGAACAAAGAGCCATTGCACTAGCCATTTCGGAGTCCGGTTACCAGCCGGCAAAAGATTATATTAGTACTTTTCCTGAACTGAAATTGGCTCTGGCCGATGGAAGCTTAAACTGGAATTCATTTAACCCATAA
- the eboE gene encoding metabolite traffic protein EboE, with the protein MKLTSGHLTFCTNIYAGENWMAHFAMLKAGFPILKAQLSPDAPMGIGLRLSNLASIELLEENQLETFKQWLIQEGGYVFTMNGFPYGGFHHTRVKDQVHAPDWTTGDRVEYTLRLAEILSQLLPADMDGGISTSPLSYKPWFITTEARKDATASATANIIKVAKGLYHIQSQSGKVIHLDIEPEPDGFLESGPEFIDWYENVLLPAGSDESLIRNHIRLCYDVCHFAIGYEPHTAIIKELQDKGIKIGKIQISAALKAKLPASVSERTAVLDQLSRFDEPTYLHQVIARKDDGNLIRYPDLKDALAAGENPAAEEWRAHFHVPIFVENMGLIQSTQSDIIEVLNLQKNNPFTAHLEVETYTWEVLPTALKAPLNDSIVRELAWVKNLL; encoded by the coding sequence ATGAAATTAACTTCCGGACATTTAACCTTCTGCACCAATATTTATGCAGGCGAAAACTGGATGGCGCATTTTGCCATGTTGAAGGCTGGTTTTCCAATTTTGAAAGCACAATTATCGCCGGATGCGCCGATGGGTATCGGTTTGCGCCTTTCCAATCTGGCCAGCATTGAATTGCTGGAAGAAAATCAACTGGAAACATTTAAACAATGGCTTATACAGGAAGGTGGGTATGTTTTTACCATGAACGGATTTCCATACGGCGGTTTTCACCATACCAGGGTTAAAGATCAGGTTCATGCACCCGATTGGACTACGGGAGATCGTGTTGAATATACACTCCGTTTGGCCGAAATTCTTTCACAATTACTTCCTGCTGATATGGATGGTGGCATTTCAACATCGCCATTGAGTTATAAACCCTGGTTTATAACTACTGAAGCCAGAAAAGATGCCACAGCCAGTGCAACTGCAAATATTATAAAGGTGGCCAAGGGTTTATATCATATACAAAGTCAAAGCGGCAAGGTGATCCATTTGGACATTGAACCTGAACCTGATGGTTTTCTTGAATCCGGTCCGGAATTTATCGATTGGTACGAAAATGTGCTTTTACCTGCCGGGAGCGATGAAAGCCTGATCAGAAACCACATCCGTTTGTGTTATGATGTTTGCCATTTCGCAATCGGTTATGAGCCGCATACCGCTATTATCAAAGAATTGCAGGATAAAGGCATTAAGATTGGAAAAATACAGATTAGTGCAGCATTAAAGGCTAAATTGCCGGCATCTGTTTCAGAAAGAACTGCGGTGTTAGATCAACTGAGCCGTTTTGATGAGCCTACTTATCTTCATCAGGTAATCGCCAGAAAAGATGATGGTAATTTAATTCGCTATCCTGACCTTAAAGATGCACTTGCAGCGGGCGAAAATCCAGCAGCAGAGGAGTGGCGCGCGCACTTTCATGTCCCTATTTTTGTTGAAAATATGGGCTTGATCCAATCTACACAATCTGATATTATAGAGGTACTTAACCTGCAAAAAAATAATCCTTTTACTGCTCATTTAGAAGTAGAAACCTATACCTGGGAAGTTTTGCCAACGGCTTTAAAAGCGCCATTGAATGATTCCATCGTCAGAGAACTGGCCTGGGTTAAAAATTTATTATGA
- a CDS encoding DMT family transporter, whose amino-acid sequence MEKRTLFLILLILGTAFWGISFSVTKLAIGQYQPVLFLFYRFLLATMVLSVIFWKHVKKLDATTIKRGAGLAIPLVLGIYLQTLGITHTSASQCSFVAGITVVMIPVIKLFIYRKPAALKIWIASCTALTGLFVISVTDKLSIGTGDLYTITGAFCFAIYLIQIEKESMTGDIIPTIVPMFATCTLLTFVLTFIQENPTWIPQQETFWIGIIFCALFSTAYMYTISNISQKYISAERVSIIYLFEPIFGAIAAHFILGEAITSRLLIGGGMIFLATLISELKWRRPGQMAISSLSKWKKN is encoded by the coding sequence ATGGAAAAAAGAACTCTTTTTCTGATTTTACTGATCCTGGGTACCGCATTCTGGGGAATTTCCTTTTCTGTCACCAAACTTGCTATCGGGCAGTACCAGCCTGTTCTGTTTTTGTTCTACCGCTTTTTACTTGCCACGATGGTGTTATCGGTTATTTTTTGGAAACATGTAAAAAAGCTCGATGCCACCACTATAAAAAGAGGTGCTGGTTTGGCTATTCCGCTGGTACTGGGTATTTACCTGCAAACACTGGGCATTACACATACTTCAGCATCGCAATGTTCATTTGTAGCAGGTATAACGGTGGTAATGATTCCGGTGATTAAACTTTTTATTTACCGGAAACCTGCAGCACTAAAAATATGGATTGCCTCATGCACAGCGCTAACTGGTCTTTTTGTGATATCGGTTACTGATAAATTGAGCATCGGAACCGGCGACTTATATACCATTACCGGTGCTTTTTGTTTCGCCATATATTTAATCCAGATCGAAAAGGAATCGATGACGGGTGATATTATTCCTACCATTGTGCCCATGTTTGCCACCTGCACCTTATTAACTTTTGTATTAACGTTTATTCAGGAAAACCCTACCTGGATTCCTCAGCAAGAAACATTTTGGATTGGTATTATTTTTTGCGCACTATTTTCAACGGCCTACATGTATACCATATCGAATATTTCTCAAAAGTACATTAGTGCAGAAAGGGTGTCTATCATTTATCTTTTCGAACCTATTTTCGGAGCAATTGCGGCACATTTTATTTTAGGTGAAGCAATTACATCGAGGCTATTGATTGGTGGTGGAATGATATTTTTAGCCACACTGATCTCCGAACTTAAGTGGAGAAGGCCAGGTCAAATGGCAATATCAAGCCTATCGAAGTGGAAAAAGAATTAA
- a CDS encoding 3-dehydroquinate synthase — MEHLHQSFTVQYNYNVFFTSSLFLPENELLNSFLVNLNPAVAVKKILFVIDEGVANAHQHLNTQIKAYFNKYSQTQLVQDILVIPGGEQVKNDTKYFDQVLEAINIYGIDRHSFVAAIGGGAVLDMVGYAATVAHRGIKHIRIPSTVLSQNDSGVGVKNGINYFHKKNFLGTFSPPVAVFNDEVFLSTLSDRDWRSGIAEAIKVALIKDAEFFEWLEANAIALANRDTTAMNYQIWKCAKLHIEHIRSADPFENGSARPLDFGHWSAHKLEYLTNFEVRHGEAVAMGIALDTVYSNLSGRISAEDAQRVITLIRQLGFELTHPLLEVTEGNSPILKGLEEFREHLGGELTITLLTSLGSGEEVHEIDTEVLKQAAEILNKQAVIIQH; from the coding sequence ATGGAACATTTACATCAATCCTTTACTGTACAATATAACTATAATGTTTTTTTTACTTCATCGCTTTTTTTGCCTGAAAACGAATTATTGAACAGTTTTCTGGTTAACCTGAATCCGGCTGTCGCAGTAAAGAAAATTTTATTTGTAATTGATGAGGGTGTAGCCAATGCACATCAGCATCTTAATACGCAGATTAAGGCATATTTTAACAAATATTCTCAAACGCAGTTAGTTCAGGATATCCTGGTTATCCCGGGAGGAGAACAGGTAAAAAACGATACGAAATATTTTGATCAGGTATTGGAAGCGATCAATATTTATGGTATCGACAGGCATTCATTTGTTGCTGCAATTGGTGGCGGGGCCGTACTCGATATGGTGGGTTACGCAGCTACGGTTGCACACAGGGGTATTAAACACATCAGGATTCCAAGTACTGTGCTTTCGCAAAACGATTCGGGCGTTGGCGTTAAAAACGGGATTAATTATTTCCATAAAAAAAACTTTTTAGGCACTTTTTCGCCACCTGTTGCTGTTTTTAATGATGAAGTTTTTTTAAGCACTTTATCCGATCGCGATTGGCGTTCAGGCATTGCCGAAGCGATTAAAGTGGCGCTGATAAAAGATGCTGAATTTTTTGAGTGGCTCGAAGCGAATGCCATTGCCCTTGCAAACCGGGATACCACAGCCATGAACTACCAGATATGGAAATGCGCAAAACTCCATATAGAACATATCAGGAGTGCCGATCCTTTTGAAAATGGTTCTGCCCGCCCACTGGATTTTGGCCATTGGAGTGCGCATAAGCTGGAATACCTGACCAATTTCGAAGTGAGGCACGGTGAGGCGGTTGCCATGGGCATTGCCTTAGATACCGTATATTCCAATTTATCGGGCAGGATAAGTGCCGAAGATGCCCAAAGGGTAATCACCCTGATCCGGCAACTTGGTTTCGAATTAACGCACCCCTTGTTAGAGGTTACAGAAGGCAATAGTCCAATTTTGAAAGGACTGGAAGAATTCCGCGAACATCTCGGCGGCGAGTTAACCATTACTTTGCTTACCAGCCTGGGTAGTGGAGAGGAAGTTCACGAAATTGATACTGAAGTTTTAAAACAAGCTGCAGAAATATTAAATAAACAAGCTGTTATTATTCAACATTAA